The Candidatus Omnitrophota bacterium genome includes a window with the following:
- a CDS encoding DapH/DapD/GlmU-related protein codes for MKYLLTVLTQVLFTLTMYVMGSAFFGAALVPGLALFFKVWAWTGSMEMLPRLFLLGASLAMGYFLFGFTLIILVGLFRSVLNIRLKEGNHPIFSFEAMKWAFVSSLYLMINFTFIDFILLTPFANLLFRLLGAKLGKNVQFNSRHVYDATLIEIGSNTVVGGGAIILGHIVERGLLKLKKVRIGRNVTIGSHSTIMPGCEIEDGAIIGASAVLLKDTKVGRREIWFGIPAQVMRRHERPPKDDGPSDPPVATGT; via the coding sequence ATGAAATATCTCCTGACGGTTCTCACGCAAGTGCTGTTCACGCTGACGATGTATGTCATGGGCTCCGCCTTCTTCGGCGCGGCCCTGGTGCCGGGGCTGGCCCTGTTTTTCAAGGTGTGGGCGTGGACCGGAAGCATGGAGATGCTGCCCCGCCTGTTTCTCCTCGGCGCGTCTTTGGCCATGGGGTATTTCCTGTTCGGGTTCACCCTGATCATTCTTGTCGGGCTTTTTCGCTCCGTCCTGAACATCCGGCTTAAGGAAGGGAATCATCCGATATTCTCGTTCGAGGCCATGAAGTGGGCGTTTGTCAGCTCGCTGTACCTGATGATCAATTTCACGTTCATTGATTTCATCCTGCTCACCCCGTTCGCGAATCTGCTGTTCCGGCTGCTCGGCGCCAAGCTGGGTAAGAACGTCCAGTTCAATTCCCGGCATGTTTACGACGCGACCCTGATCGAGATCGGCAGTAACACGGTTGTCGGCGGCGGCGCGATCATTCTCGGGCACATTGTCGAACGCGGCCTCCTCAAGCTGAAGAAAGTCCGCATCGGGCGCAACGTGACCATCGGGTCGCATTCCACCATCATGCCGGGCTGTGAGATCGAGGACGGGGCGATCATCGGCGCCAGCGCCGTTCTTCTCAAAGACACCAAGGTCGGCCGCAGGGAGATCTGGTTCGGCATCCCGGCCCAGGTCATGCGCCGGCATGAGCGTCCCCCCAAGGACGACGGCCCCTCAGACCCGCCGGTTGCAACAGGGACTTAA
- a CDS encoding tetratricopeptide repeat protein, whose amino-acid sequence MDKRKNISGIRLIAWALIFSNFFLLVARYALPSLEVTVPELAVTLLSIASVFPRDLFDMTFSQLWPAHFAWMSLIGICAFGLLKINKSARMVFIVLDIIHNVVLGYMVVSRYGQHEFLDYFFKLYFNLVAAITYIGFLTIPEVREQFKIGPRPDIVTLLLRKLRVPLPSKINAGNYYNLGLAYSRLERYPDAVQALEKALSVNPHDAHVHFHLGNIYLKQKRIPEAVRAFKETIRIDPFHSEAYTRLGQAYQQGGSHQEAIEAFEKVSKVKYNDPDVYRYLGNAYYSVGRYPEAVRTLSKAVGINPNDEYAFYQMGLIYLTKTEQYPEACEAFRKAVRLNPDVAEFHFHLGLACIRVNRPKDAIRAFKDAVRLDEDDAKAHYQLGFVYTAVNDFLSARKQYAVLKQLDPDLAETLLMLIK is encoded by the coding sequence ATGGATAAACGGAAAAATATATCGGGCATCCGCCTGATCGCGTGGGCGCTGATCTTCAGCAATTTTTTCCTGCTGGTGGCGCGTTATGCCCTGCCCTCCCTCGAGGTGACGGTCCCCGAACTGGCCGTCACGCTTTTGTCCATCGCCTCGGTCTTTCCCCGGGACCTGTTTGACATGACCTTCAGCCAGCTTTGGCCGGCCCATTTCGCCTGGATGTCTCTGATCGGGATCTGCGCCTTCGGCCTTCTGAAGATCAACAAGTCCGCCCGCATGGTCTTCATCGTGCTCGACATCATCCATAACGTCGTCTTGGGATACATGGTCGTGTCCCGGTACGGCCAGCACGAATTCCTCGATTATTTTTTCAAGCTGTATTTCAATCTCGTCGCGGCCATCACCTACATCGGTTTTTTGACGATCCCCGAGGTGAGGGAGCAGTTCAAGATCGGCCCCCGGCCGGACATCGTGACACTGCTTTTGCGCAAGCTCCGCGTGCCCCTGCCGTCGAAGATCAACGCGGGGAATTATTACAATCTCGGGCTGGCCTACAGCCGCCTGGAGCGTTATCCCGACGCTGTCCAGGCCCTGGAAAAGGCCCTGAGCGTCAATCCCCACGACGCCCATGTGCACTTCCACCTGGGGAACATTTACCTGAAGCAGAAAAGGATCCCGGAGGCGGTCCGGGCCTTCAAGGAAACCATCCGCATCGATCCGTTTCATAGTGAGGCCTACACGAGACTCGGCCAGGCCTACCAGCAGGGGGGCAGCCACCAGGAGGCCATTGAGGCCTTTGAAAAAGTGAGCAAGGTCAAATACAACGACCCCGACGTGTACCGCTACCTGGGCAACGCCTATTATTCCGTCGGCCGTTATCCCGAGGCGGTCCGGACGCTGTCCAAGGCCGTGGGCATCAATCCCAATGATGAATACGCCTTTTATCAGATGGGCCTGATCTATCTCACGAAAACCGAGCAATACCCTGAGGCCTGCGAAGCGTTCAGGAAGGCCGTCCGGCTCAACCCCGACGTGGCCGAGTTCCATTTTCATCTCGGGCTGGCCTGTATCCGGGTGAACCGGCCCAAGGACGCGATCCGGGCCTTCAAGGACGCGGTCCGGCTGGACGAAGACGACGCCAAGGCGCACTACCAGCTCGGTTTTGTTTATACGGCCGTCAATGATTTTCTCTCCGCGCGCAAGCAGTACGCCGTGCTCAAACAGCTTGATCCCGATCTTGCCGAGACGCTGCTCATGCTCATCAAGTAA
- a CDS encoding glycosyltransferase family 39 protein, which yields MLSRKSLLILGGILVVALATRMTALQRDFFNEDEATIALIADVIVDGGVPYRDVVDQQLPLAHYGYAMIFLLAGKNNMGAVHVALALLIALECLVIYILGRYAFRERVGLLAALFFAVFSWAGTPTDMWAAHTEWSLILFSMAGWGLLLKSAREKRPGWFFFSGISFGLAFLCKQVAVFDAAALGALLLLGPPVGRSWKERGRDAVLFGSGFAVPVFACFSYFWMRGAFQEFWMCAFEYNARFYVNEFTVLQRCLWMPVHTFIFFYLKPLLGFLTLLGLRTVLGGRAAKKREAPLSGVMLGVWFLGSFVAAGYTGRGFQYYFIQLLPQAVLLSALGLDGLMESGRAFFASRGKRLSLAWPALMIALVSAGIVYSLAATWGVYLRDYHQGDRELKSVANYIKQKTLPSQAIYVWGFHPEIYVLSDRRPATRFTISNFLTGMMPWANIQPDKDTAYAIMPGAWKIFLRELERDQPAYILDTSPAQFRSYGKYPMSKYPPLADFVRGRYELDPEFYYNSIENAVRLYRRVPGALP from the coding sequence ATGCTTAGTCGAAAATCTTTGCTGATCCTCGGCGGTATTTTGGTGGTTGCCCTGGCCACGCGCATGACCGCCCTTCAGAGGGATTTTTTCAATGAGGACGAGGCCACGATCGCCTTGATCGCCGACGTCATCGTGGACGGCGGGGTCCCGTACCGGGACGTTGTCGACCAGCAGCTGCCTTTGGCCCATTACGGTTATGCCATGATTTTTCTGCTCGCGGGAAAAAACAACATGGGGGCCGTTCATGTGGCCCTGGCCCTTTTGATCGCGCTGGAATGTCTGGTGATTTACATCCTGGGCCGGTACGCCTTCCGGGAGCGCGTGGGCCTGCTCGCCGCTCTGTTTTTTGCCGTCTTTTCCTGGGCAGGCACTCCCACAGATATGTGGGCGGCGCATACAGAATGGTCATTGATTTTATTTTCTATGGCCGGGTGGGGGCTGCTGTTGAAGTCTGCTCGGGAAAAACGCCCGGGGTGGTTTTTTTTCTCAGGCATTTCTTTCGGTTTGGCCTTCCTGTGCAAACAAGTGGCCGTGTTTGACGCCGCGGCGTTGGGGGCGCTGTTATTGCTGGGGCCGCCTGTTGGCCGGAGCTGGAAAGAACGCGGCCGTGACGCCGTCCTGTTCGGTTCGGGGTTCGCTGTCCCTGTTTTTGCATGTTTTTCCTATTTCTGGATGCGCGGCGCGTTCCAGGAATTTTGGATGTGCGCCTTTGAATACAATGCCCGTTTCTATGTCAACGAGTTCACCGTCCTGCAGCGGTGTCTCTGGATGCCTGTGCATACTTTTATATTTTTCTACCTGAAACCGCTGTTGGGATTTTTAACGCTGTTGGGTCTCCGGACGGTGTTGGGCGGCCGGGCCGCGAAAAAAAGGGAGGCGCCTCTCTCCGGCGTGATGCTCGGCGTCTGGTTCCTGGGGTCGTTCGTCGCCGCCGGATACACCGGCCGCGGATTCCAGTATTATTTCATCCAGCTTCTTCCCCAGGCCGTGCTTCTTTCCGCCTTGGGGCTGGACGGATTGATGGAGAGCGGAAGGGCATTTTTCGCATCGCGGGGGAAACGCCTATCCTTGGCCTGGCCCGCCCTGATGATCGCCCTCGTGTCCGCGGGGATCGTTTATTCTCTGGCCGCGACCTGGGGCGTGTATCTGAGGGATTACCATCAAGGGGACCGCGAATTGAAGTCCGTGGCCAATTATATCAAGCAAAAAACTTTGCCCTCCCAGGCCATTTATGTCTGGGGGTTTCATCCCGAAATTTACGTCCTTTCCGACCGGCGTCCCGCGACACGGTTCACGATCAGCAACTTTCTGACAGGGATGATGCCCTGGGCGAACATCCAGCCGGACAAAGACACCGCCTACGCGATCATGCCCGGGGCCTGGAAAATATTTCTCCGTGAGTTGGAAAGGGACCAGCCGGCTTACATCCTGGACACCAGCCCGGCGCAGTTCCGGAGTTACGGAAAATATCCGATGAGCAAATACCCGCCTCTGGCAGATTTTGTCAGAGGGCGGTATGAATTGGACCCGGAGTTTTATTACAACTCGATCGAGAACGCTGTCCGGCTTTACAGGCGCGTTCCCGGGGCGCTCCCATGA
- a CDS encoding mercuric reductase: MAKFDYDLIVIGGGAAGLTASTGAGRLGAKVLLVEKEKTLGGDCLHFGCVPSKSLIKSASVYSEIRNAARYGLPEMSVPPVDFSRVRERIRGIISAIQLHDSPEWLKRKYNVDTRFGPVRFFDPHTIELAGEKITARNFFIATGSSPSVPPVPGLDSVPYLTNKDIFSLERLPPSMTVLGGGPIGLEMAQAFSRLGSRVTVVEAADQVLPREDEDVAALVEKILKSEGVRILTKARAVRAAKKDGGVLLAVESAGWEEDLHSEALLVAVVRRPNTEGLDLGKAGVVCDSKGIPVDGRLRTSAKHIYAIGDVNGSYPFTHVAGYEGGTAMVNAIMRLPVKADYSKVPWCTYLDPEVASIGHNEKRAREAGLDFKIQREEFKDNDRALAEGAAEGFMKILIGKGDRVLGVQIVGPRAGELIHEWVAALNGRVGLSTLAQAIHAYPTLSEINKRASGDWLAPKLFNDLARRVLKAAFGLQGKASGWED, encoded by the coding sequence ATGGCGAAATTCGACTATGATCTGATCGTGATCGGCGGCGGGGCCGCGGGCCTGACCGCTTCGACCGGCGCCGGGCGGCTTGGGGCCAAGGTGCTTTTGGTCGAAAAAGAAAAAACGCTCGGCGGCGACTGCCTGCACTTCGGCTGTGTCCCTTCGAAGTCCCTCATCAAATCCGCGTCCGTTTACTCCGAGATCAGAAACGCCGCGCGTTACGGCCTGCCGGAGATGTCCGTGCCGCCGGTGGATTTTTCGCGGGTCCGGGAACGGATCCGCGGGATCATCAGCGCCATTCAGCTTCACGACTCCCCGGAATGGCTCAAGCGGAAATACAACGTCGATACCCGCTTCGGCCCCGTCCGGTTTTTCGATCCTCATACAATTGAGCTCGCTGGGGAAAAGATCACCGCCCGGAATTTTTTCATCGCCACCGGTTCGTCCCCGTCCGTTCCTCCGGTCCCGGGGCTGGACAGCGTCCCGTATCTCACAAATAAAGACATTTTCTCGCTGGAGCGTCTTCCGCCGTCCATGACCGTGCTCGGGGGCGGGCCGATCGGCCTGGAGATGGCGCAGGCCTTTTCCCGTCTGGGCTCGCGGGTGACCGTGGTCGAAGCCGCGGACCAGGTCCTGCCCCGCGAGGATGAGGACGTTGCCGCGCTGGTGGAAAAGATTTTGAAGAGCGAAGGCGTCCGTATTTTGACCAAGGCGCGGGCGGTCCGCGCGGCGAAAAAGGATGGAGGCGTTTTGCTGGCCGTTGAAAGCGCCGGCTGGGAGGAGGACCTTCATTCAGAAGCCCTCCTGGTGGCTGTCGTCCGCAGGCCCAACACTGAAGGGCTGGATCTGGGAAAAGCCGGTGTTGTTTGCGATTCGAAAGGGATCCCGGTGGACGGCCGCCTGCGCACGTCCGCGAAACACATTTACGCGATTGGAGACGTGAACGGGTCGTATCCGTTCACGCACGTGGCCGGTTACGAGGGCGGGACCGCGATGGTGAACGCTATCATGCGGCTGCCGGTGAAGGCCGACTACTCCAAGGTCCCGTGGTGCACGTATCTTGACCCGGAGGTGGCGTCCATCGGCCACAATGAAAAACGCGCCCGCGAAGCCGGGCTGGATTTCAAGATTCAGCGTGAAGAGTTCAAGGACAACGACCGCGCCCTGGCCGAGGGAGCGGCAGAAGGTTTTATGAAAATCCTCATCGGAAAAGGCGACCGCGTGCTGGGCGTCCAGATCGTCGGCCCGCGCGCCGGGGAGCTGATCCACGAATGGGTGGCGGCGCTTAACGGCCGGGTGGGGCTTTCCACCCTGGCCCAGGCCATTCACGCTTATCCGACCCTTTCCGAAATCAACAAACGCGCAAGCGGGGACTGGCTGGCGCCGAAACTTTTCAACGACTTGGCCAGACGGGTCCTGAAAGCGGCCTTCGGGCTTCAGGGAAAGGCCTCCGGGTGGGAGGATTAA
- a CDS encoding glycosyltransferase family 87 protein — protein MQTFFMQIDLHGLIGLFVLGLVLQMRKAGGPGVEKAGRFVLILAFVLGLARTVSFMMYCAENVLQMDIACYYTAGESLWHGLSPYKTHLWHNPPVWDGFAEFQHSRFLYPPIIANFFQLLAVWPYAAVKTMWMPVVVLCVTLSLWLSVRYLGLKMTPLRWMGLATFVMLFAPFLMELEVGQVNILTMLFNILAIRAMSRTSPRPYLAGLYFAIAMFIKLQGAFIVPFLLLRGKWATLRGFVAGSLGIFLICFTINGPLTIDYWKNQLPRISWIAGEHGPKELRIPFQDKQLFLWKYRIPQGMTMKQYRVYQLFYDNPINNATLVRPLGTLDWAHRIYQGLGRVGLAKQGTFFLALAFLSVFLIIGLLGRFWIPPRGRTLTPLQDFIYWHAVFVVVLVSGVRTWSANLIWMLPAALILLKLHDEPGTMSPGLRFSFWVTISALVLIGVPDAGFRWMAERGFPLFYQKCVAGELLLFAGLAGILSSLLSRAPSPAFGARHA, from the coding sequence ATGCAGACTTTTTTCATGCAGATCGATCTTCACGGGCTCATCGGGCTTTTTGTCCTAGGGCTCGTCCTTCAGATGAGAAAAGCCGGCGGCCCCGGGGTTGAGAAGGCCGGCCGGTTCGTCCTCATCCTGGCTTTTGTCTTAGGGCTGGCGAGAACCGTCAGCTTTATGATGTATTGCGCGGAGAACGTCCTCCAGATGGACATCGCCTGCTATTACACGGCCGGCGAATCTCTCTGGCACGGGCTGTCGCCTTACAAAACACACCTCTGGCACAATCCGCCCGTCTGGGACGGCTTCGCCGAATTCCAGCATTCCCGCTTTCTCTACCCGCCGATCATCGCCAATTTTTTCCAATTGCTGGCGGTTTGGCCTTACGCCGCCGTAAAAACAATGTGGATGCCGGTGGTTGTCCTCTGCGTCACGCTGTCCCTGTGGCTTTCGGTCCGTTATCTTGGGCTGAAGATGACCCCTTTGCGCTGGATGGGGCTGGCGACGTTTGTCATGCTGTTTGCTCCTTTTTTGATGGAGCTGGAAGTGGGGCAGGTGAACATCCTGACAATGTTGTTCAACATCCTGGCGATCCGCGCCATGTCGCGGACATCGCCCCGCCCCTATCTGGCCGGCCTTTATTTCGCGATCGCCATGTTCATCAAACTGCAGGGCGCCTTCATCGTCCCATTCCTTCTGCTTCGGGGGAAGTGGGCCACACTGCGGGGCTTTGTGGCCGGGAGCCTGGGGATATTTTTGATTTGTTTCACCATCAATGGGCCGTTGACGATCGATTATTGGAAAAACCAGCTGCCGCGCATCTCCTGGATCGCCGGAGAACACGGCCCGAAAGAATTGCGTATTCCTTTTCAGGACAAACAGCTGTTCCTGTGGAAATACCGGATTCCCCAGGGGATGACTATGAAACAGTACCGCGTCTATCAGCTGTTTTATGACAACCCCATCAACAATGCCACGCTGGTCCGGCCCTTAGGGACCCTGGACTGGGCTCACCGGATTTATCAAGGCCTGGGCAGGGTCGGATTGGCCAAGCAGGGGACGTTCTTTCTGGCGCTGGCGTTCCTATCGGTTTTTCTGATCATCGGGCTTTTGGGAAGGTTTTGGATCCCTCCTCGCGGCAGGACATTGACGCCGTTGCAGGATTTTATTTACTGGCACGCCGTTTTTGTCGTGGTCCTGGTGAGCGGCGTGCGGACCTGGTCGGCCAATTTGATCTGGATGCTGCCCGCGGCCTTGATCCTTCTGAAACTGCATGATGAGCCGGGAACAATGTCCCCCGGCCTGCGGTTTTCATTTTGGGTGACGATATCGGCTCTGGTCCTGATCGGCGTGCCTGACGCGGGATTCCGCTGGATGGCCGAGCGGGGATTCCCACTTTTTTATCAAAAGTGCGTGGCCGGAGAACTGTTGCTGTTCGCGGGGCTCGCCGGGATATTGTCGAGCCTGCTGTCCCGCGCGCCTTCACCAGCTTTCGGAGCCAGGCATGCTTAG
- a CDS encoding M48 family metalloprotease, whose amino-acid sequence MAYKRFSCWQKIARGFAAAAWLSGCATVNVPSVGQQGYAVEDDERRLMKRADEASEMLDDRGYVYPDEELGAYLNGLAGELLPDDLKNTDFQVRVKLIRDPSLNAFAMPNGGIYICTGILAAADNEAQVATLLAHEMTHVISRHALKQFRSVTNTAAFWSAMAAPLAIAGGNLGLMVAQLSLVSSVSGYSQDLEFEADEMGFDRVKAAGYNVRETVKLFEHLRDFIKAEDIKEPFFFSSHPRIIERIRNFESLIMKSGGAAAEGRTGEDEFNRLTRALLLDDITLCLERGMFKTAERNADKFVRLYPEAPEGYHYRGETFRQRQDAPKGKKLRDKTDDYPKAVEGFDQALIKDPHFAPALKGKARTLLQDGNKDEAKVYFRKYLDALPQAEDRVYIEQILNKP is encoded by the coding sequence ATGGCTTACAAGAGATTTTCTTGCTGGCAAAAAATAGCGCGCGGCTTCGCGGCCGCGGCCTGGCTGTCCGGATGCGCGACGGTGAACGTCCCGTCGGTCGGACAGCAGGGTTACGCGGTCGAGGACGACGAGCGCCGGCTCATGAAGCGCGCGGACGAGGCCTCTGAAATGCTGGATGACCGCGGCTACGTGTATCCGGATGAGGAACTGGGCGCCTATCTCAACGGCCTGGCCGGAGAACTTTTGCCGGACGATTTGAAAAACACGGATTTTCAGGTCCGGGTGAAGCTCATCCGTGACCCGTCCCTGAACGCCTTTGCCATGCCTAACGGTGGTATTTACATCTGCACCGGCATCCTGGCTGCGGCCGATAACGAGGCGCAGGTCGCGACTCTGCTGGCGCATGAAATGACGCACGTCATCAGCCGCCACGCCCTGAAACAGTTCCGGTCGGTCACGAATACCGCGGCGTTCTGGAGCGCCATGGCCGCGCCCCTGGCCATCGCCGGCGGCAACCTGGGGCTGATGGTGGCGCAGTTGAGCTTGGTGTCGTCGGTCAGCGGGTATTCGCAGGACCTGGAGTTTGAAGCGGACGAGATGGGCTTCGACCGGGTCAAGGCCGCCGGTTACAACGTGCGCGAGACCGTCAAACTTTTTGAGCACCTGCGGGATTTCATCAAGGCCGAAGACATCAAGGAGCCGTTTTTTTTCTCGTCGCACCCGCGCATCATCGAGCGGATCAGGAATTTTGAGTCGCTGATCATGAAAAGCGGCGGGGCCGCCGCCGAAGGGCGGACCGGGGAAGACGAGTTCAACCGGCTGACCCGCGCGCTTTTGCTTGACGATATCACCCTCTGCCTGGAGCGCGGGATGTTCAAGACCGCGGAGCGCAACGCCGACAAATTCGTGAGGCTTTATCCCGAGGCCCCGGAAGGATATCATTACCGCGGCGAGACCTTCCGCCAGCGGCAGGACGCCCCGAAGGGAAAGAAACTCCGGGACAAGACGGACGATTACCCCAAAGCCGTTGAGGGATTCGACCAGGCCTTAATCAAGGACCCGCATTTCGCGCCCGCGCTCAAGGGCAAGGCCAGGACGCTTTTGCAGGACGGCAATAAGGACGAAGCCAAAGTTTATTTCAGGAAATACCTGGACGCATTGCCCCAGGCCGAGGACAGGGTGTATATCGAGCAGATTTTAAACAAACCGTGA
- a CDS encoding response regulator yields MAEQKKIVYIDDEPDLCFMVKELLEGTGEFAVTTSTDPLQAENLVRQVSPHLLLLDIVMPKRKGTDIIAAIKKDDAFKKLPIIVVSGKGEMIFDKKKQEFKWQPNNPLAKDRGQLPEGKSAEVLAEGYGVVDYISKPFTKDILLQVIRDVMAKCYKAEDSQEESA; encoded by the coding sequence ATGGCAGAGCAGAAAAAAATTGTCTACATCGATGACGAACCGGATCTGTGCTTCATGGTCAAAGAGCTCCTGGAGGGGACGGGCGAGTTCGCCGTCACGACCTCAACGGACCCTCTCCAGGCCGAAAACCTGGTCCGCCAGGTTTCCCCCCACCTGCTCCTTTTGGACATCGTCATGCCGAAACGCAAGGGCACGGACATCATCGCCGCCATTAAAAAAGATGATGCCTTCAAAAAACTCCCCATCATCGTGGTCAGCGGGAAGGGCGAGATGATCTTCGACAAGAAGAAGCAAGAGTTCAAGTGGCAGCCCAACAACCCTCTCGCCAAAGACCGCGGCCAACTGCCTGAAGGCAAGAGCGCCGAGGTCCTGGCTGAGGGTTACGGCGTCGTTGACTACATCTCAAAACCGTTCACCAAGGATATCCTACTGCAAGTCATCCGCGACGTCATGGCCAAGTGCTACAAGGCCGAGGACTCGCAGGAAGAATCCGCCTAA
- a CDS encoding archaemetzincin, whose amino-acid sequence MTTLCRALVFLFLVTGPSRALAADGDGATVLYEKLRGLHAAKTKPGSSDWLAVHSEPGQTFEEYAASNPARPDKTRRTIYVTLMGDFNDTQEAIIRQTARYMEAYFQMPVKFVDPVPLSSIPAEARRIHPVTGDRQVLSPYVIEDVLKPRLPKDAFCFIAFTSSDLWPGEGWNFVFGQASLEGRVGVWSIYRNGDPRKGRAAYRQCLRRTLKTGTHEIGHMFGLYHCVYHECNMNGSNHRKESDRRPLWLCPVCLKKLAWSIGFDPAKRYQQLAEISGEFGLEEERAFFLKSLEALRGQ is encoded by the coding sequence ATGACAACCCTTTGCCGGGCCTTGGTTTTCTTGTTTTTGGTGACGGGTCCTTCCCGGGCGCTCGCGGCGGATGGGGACGGGGCCACGGTCCTCTATGAAAAATTGCGCGGCCTCCACGCCGCCAAGACAAAACCCGGTTCTTCCGACTGGCTCGCCGTTCATTCCGAACCGGGACAGACGTTTGAAGAATATGCGGCGTCCAATCCGGCCCGCCCGGACAAGACGCGCCGGACGATCTATGTCACGCTCATGGGAGATTTCAACGACACCCAGGAAGCCATCATCCGGCAGACCGCCCGCTATATGGAAGCTTATTTTCAGATGCCGGTCAAATTCGTCGACCCGGTCCCGTTGTCGTCCATTCCCGCCGAGGCCCGGCGTATCCATCCGGTGACCGGCGACCGTCAGGTCCTGAGCCCCTACGTGATCGAAGACGTGCTCAAGCCCCGTCTGCCGAAAGACGCGTTCTGTTTCATCGCGTTCACGTCGTCTGACCTCTGGCCCGGCGAGGGCTGGAATTTTGTGTTCGGGCAGGCATCGCTCGAGGGCCGGGTGGGGGTCTGGTCCATTTACCGCAACGGCGATCCCCGCAAAGGCCGGGCGGCTTACCGCCAGTGCCTGCGCCGCACCCTGAAGACCGGGACGCACGAGATCGGCCACATGTTCGGGCTTTACCACTGCGTTTATCACGAGTGCAACATGAACGGGAGCAACCACCGGAAAGAGAGCGACCGGCGCCCGTTGTGGCTGTGCCCGGTCTGCCTGAAAAAATTGGCCTGGTCGATCGGGTTCGATCCGGCGAAGCGGTATCAGCAGCTTGCGGAGATCAGCGGGGAGTTCGGGTTGGAAGAGGAGAGGGCGTTTTTTCTGAAGTCCCTGGAGGCCCTTCGCGGTCAATGA